A stretch of Castanea sativa cultivar Marrone di Chiusa Pesio chromosome 2, ASM4071231v1 DNA encodes these proteins:
- the LOC142624398 gene encoding protein RMD5 homolog, producing the protein MELNTIKDAFDRVAKKQKLSCSKTQEVIDQIIQEMEKALEKILSAHDPESELDYKTVLSDIRTTLKDIAPLSQLEGTQKELNIALSKYSKLLEKSFNSDISKAYRNVDFDVHTVNQIIAGHFYRQGLFDMGDCFISEAEEPEYAGAMKSPFLEMNQILEAIKSRDLGPALNWADNNSEKLKQNGSDLVLRLHSMQFLEILQKGSTDEALKYARSHLTPFSSNHMAELQKLMGCLLWAGKLDRAPYSALLSPANWDKLAEELTRQFCNLLGHSYESPLSVTIAAGVQGLPSLLKFMNVMAGKKLEWQSMKQLPVPVELDKEFQFHSIFVCPVSKEQSTEDNPPMLMSCGHVLCKQSIMKMSKNSTKSFKCPYCPSDIDATLCRQLHF; encoded by the coding sequence ATGGAGCTCAATACCATTAAAGATGCTTTTGATCGTGTGGCGAAGAAACAAAAGCTGTCCTGTTCAAAAACTCAAGAAGTAATTGACCAGATTATCCAAGAAATGGAAAAGGCATTAGAGAAAATACTGTCAGCCCATGATCCTGAGTCTGAACTTGATTATAAAACTGTCCTTTCTGATATTCGAACCACACTAAAAGATATTGCTCCACTCAGTCAGCTGGAAGGCACACAAAAGGAGCTGAACATAGCACTGAGCAAGTACTCAAAGCTTCTTGAGAAATCCTTCAATTCAGATATATCTAAGGCTTATCGAAATGTTGACTTTGATGTGCACACAGTAAACCAGATAATTGCCGGCCATTTCTACCGGCAAGGCCTGTTTGACATGGGTGACTGCTTCATAAGTGAGGCTGAGGAACCGGAATATGCTGGTGCAATGAAATCCCCAtttttggaaatgaatcagaTACTTGAAGCTATAAAGAGTCGGGACTTAGGGCCAGCACTGAATTGGGCAGACAATAACTCTGaaaaacttaaacaaaatgGATCTGACCTTGTTCTGCGACTACACAGCATGCAGTTTTTAGAAATACTCCAAAAGGGAAGCACAGATGAAGCTCTCAAGTATGCCAGGAGTCACCTAACTCCTTTTTCTTCCAACCACATGGCTGAACTCCAGAAGCTCATGGGCTGTCTTCTCTGGGCTGGAAAACTTGATCGCGCCCCATATTCTGCATTACTATCACCCGCTAATTGGGATAAACTAGCTGAGGAGCTAACCAGGCAGTTCTGCAATCTTTTGGGGCACTCCTATGAGAGCCCATTGAGTGTGACTATAGCAGCAGGGGTCCAGGGGTTGCCATCGCTTTTGAAGTTTATGAATGTGATGGCAGGGAAGAAGCTTGAATGGCAGTCTATGAAGCAGTTGCCTGTGCCAGTGGAGTTGGACAAGGAATTTCAGTTCCATTCCATCTTTGTGTGTCCAGTGTCCAAGGAGCAATCAACAGAAGATAACCCACCCATGTTGATGTCCTGTGGCCACGTGCTGTGCAAGCAGTCTATAATGAAGATGTCCAAGAACAGCACAAAATCTTTCAAGTGCCCTTACTGTCCTAGTGATATTGATGCAACACTATGTAGGCAACTTCATTTCTGA